A window of the Nitrosopumilus ureiphilus genome harbors these coding sequences:
- a CDS encoding signal peptidase I produces the protein MAKRSISKGVIKDIIIVGVGVLIIWIGLQVAFGTQNPFYVVASGSMIPVLQVYDVLVVQGHEPFEDIEIGDIIVFNRPSDHNRVIVHRVASIIDDDPKTIRTKGDANPASIPGTDFPITEEEYIGKVAYTIPQVGYVTQLLKPPINYVIIAVVIGIMVVKQMVKKKNEKELTFTDPINSENPDIIEDLSDIDKIEKDSEYSEHGETSEHGETSEDIEKKLEGIEKSVEENNTDEKKKE, from the coding sequence TTGGCAAAAAGATCCATCTCTAAAGGAGTTATCAAAGATATTATCATTGTAGGCGTAGGAGTTTTAATTATTTGGATAGGATTACAAGTTGCTTTTGGAACACAAAACCCATTTTATGTAGTTGCAAGTGGAAGTATGATTCCAGTTTTACAAGTATACGACGTACTAGTAGTACAAGGACACGAACCTTTTGAAGATATTGAAATAGGAGACATCATTGTATTTAATCGGCCATCTGATCACAATCGAGTAATTGTACATAGAGTTGCATCAATTATTGATGATGATCCTAAAACAATTAGAACAAAAGGTGATGCAAATCCTGCATCTATTCCTGGAACTGATTTTCCAATTACTGAAGAAGAATACATAGGAAAAGTAGCATATACGATTCCACAAGTTGGATATGTCACACAGTTACTAAAACCACCAATCAACTATGTCATAATTGCAGTTGTGATAGGTATCATGGTTGTAAAACAGATGGTAAAGAAGAAAAATGAAAAAGAACTCACATTCACCGATCCCATAAACTCAGAAAATCCAGATATTATTGAAGATCTATCTGACATTGATAAAATAGAGAAAGACTCTGAATATTCAGAACATGGGGAGACATCAGAACATGGGGAGACATCAGAAGACATTGAAAAAAAATTAGAAGGTATAGAAAAATCTGTTGAAGAAAACAATACAGATGAGAAAAAGAAAGAATGA